The proteins below are encoded in one region of Helianthus annuus cultivar XRQ/B chromosome 2, HanXRQr2.0-SUNRISE, whole genome shotgun sequence:
- the LOC110898363 gene encoding uncharacterized protein LOC110898363, translating to MPTATDVPILYEAHQRLHGFPGMLGNLDCIHWEWAACPTAWKRQHHRGDHDGPPVILQAVASQDLWIWHAYFGMTFTNNDIAVLMTSNLFDDVIDGVAPDTSFYANDVQYKYGYYLTDGIYPEWATLVKSLSCPDDEKRLYFKKKQESTRKDIEWAFGMVC from the coding sequence ATGCCAACTGCAACCGACGTTCCAATTCTATACGAGGCCCATCAGCGTTTACATGGGTTTCCTGGAATGTTGGGAAATCTTGATTGCATACACTGGGAATGGGCGGCATGCCCAACCGCTTGGAAAAGGCAACATCATCGTGGTGACCACGATGGTCCTCCCGTAATATTACAAGCGGTCGCTTCTcaagatttatggatttggcatgcaTACTTTGGCATGACTTTTACGAACAATGACATTGCAGTTTTAATGACCTCGAATCTATTCGACGATGTCATAGACGGTGTTGCACCAGATACTTCATTCTATGCAAACGACGTGCAGTATAAGTATGGCTACTATCTCACAGACGGTATTTATCCCGAGTGGGCGACGTTGGTAAAAAGTCTTTCGTGTCCAGATGACGAAAAAAGATTGTATTTCAAGAAAAAACAAGAGTCAACAAGAAAAGATATCGAGTGGGCTTTCGGTATGGTGTGTTAA
- the LOC110898356 gene encoding uncharacterized protein LOC110898356: MSSSSSSSDGVLDDMVITMAQEAINYLQEEAESSALRTRQPPIERNRLAAHERLVQDYFFETPVYDDVQFKRRFRMSRRLFVKISNDLAGESPFFTQRVSATGKVGFSGLQKCTAAIRQLAYDTSSDAWDEYLRMSSRMCRESLENFCEGNF, from the coding sequence ATGTCTTCTTCGAGCTCGTCATCCGACGGTGTTCTTGATGATATGGTTATCACCATGGCGCAGGAGGCGATTAATTATTTGCAAGAAGAAGCCGAATCCTCTGCATTGCGTACCAGACAACCGCCTATAGAACGGAATCGGTTAGCTGCTCATGAACGTCTAGTGCAAGATTATTTTTTTGAAACTCCCGTGTACGATGATGTTCAGTTTAAGCGTAGGTTTCGTATGAGCCGACGACTATTCGTTAAAATTTCCAATGATCTTGCGGGTGAATCCCCTTTTTTCACGCAAAGGGTAAGTGCAACTGGCAAGGTTGGTTTCTCTGGACTACAAAAGTGTACGGCAGCAATTAGGCAACTAGCCTACGACACATCGAGTGATGCGTGGGATGAGTATTTAAGGATGTCGTCAAGAATGTGTCGGGAGTCTCTTGAAAACTTTTGTGAAGGTAACTTCTAA